A region from the Lysobacter antibioticus genome encodes:
- a CDS encoding NADH:flavin oxidoreductase/NADH oxidase: MSRLFAPLPQRSLRLRNRLVVSPMCQYSAVDGLPNNWHLVHLGSRAVGGAGLVMTEACAVSPEGRISAADAGLWNASQAEAWHRITCFLRSREAVVGAQLNHAGRKASVEAPWLGGQAVPVDAGGWTPVGPSSLPFREDSTPPRELQPIEIRTVVDDFAAAAQRALDACFQLVEIHAAHGYLLHQFLSPLSNRRDDRYGGSFDNRTRLLREVLAAVREVWPERLPLWLRISATDWADGGWDIEQSVELARIVKDLGVDLIDVSSGGLVPHARIPNEPGYQVPFSARIRREAGIATGAVGLITEAAQAERIVADGEADVVLLARQLLRDPYFPHRAARELGATTHVPEQYQRAW; encoded by the coding sequence GTGTCCCGGCTTTTCGCTCCACTGCCGCAACGATCGCTGAGATTGCGCAACCGCCTCGTCGTATCGCCGATGTGCCAGTACTCCGCCGTCGACGGGCTGCCGAACAACTGGCATCTGGTCCATCTGGGCAGCCGTGCGGTCGGCGGCGCCGGCCTGGTCATGACCGAGGCCTGCGCAGTGTCGCCGGAAGGGCGGATTTCCGCGGCCGACGCCGGTCTGTGGAATGCCTCGCAGGCCGAAGCCTGGCATCGCATCACCTGTTTCCTGCGCTCGCGCGAGGCGGTCGTCGGCGCGCAGCTCAACCATGCCGGGCGCAAGGCCAGCGTCGAAGCGCCATGGCTCGGCGGCCAGGCGGTGCCGGTGGATGCCGGCGGATGGACGCCGGTCGGCCCATCGTCGCTGCCGTTCCGCGAAGACTCGACGCCGCCGCGCGAACTGCAGCCGATCGAGATCCGCACCGTGGTCGACGATTTCGCCGCGGCCGCGCAACGCGCGCTGGATGCGTGTTTCCAATTGGTCGAGATCCACGCCGCGCACGGCTATCTGCTGCACCAGTTTCTGTCGCCGCTGTCGAACCGTCGCGACGACCGCTACGGCGGCAGTTTCGACAACCGCACGCGCCTGCTGCGCGAAGTGCTGGCGGCGGTGCGCGAGGTCTGGCCGGAGCGCTTGCCGCTGTGGCTGCGGATCTCCGCGACCGATTGGGCCGACGGCGGCTGGGACATCGAACAGAGCGTCGAGCTGGCGCGCATCGTCAAGGACCTCGGCGTCGACCTGATCGACGTATCCAGCGGCGGCCTGGTGCCGCACGCGCGGATCCCGAACGAACCCGGTTACCAGGTGCCGTTCTCGGCGCGGATTCGCCGCGAAGCCGGCATCGCCACCGGCGCGGTCGGCCTGATCACCGAAGCGGCCCAGGCCGAACGCATCGTCGCCGACGGCGAGGCCGATGTCGTGCTGCTGGCGCGGCAGTTATTGCGCGACCCGTATTTTCCGCATCGCGCCGCCCGCGAACTCGGCGCGACGACGCATGTGCCGGAGCAGTATCAGCGGGCTTGGTGA
- the tilS gene encoding tRNA lysidine(34) synthetase TilS, producing MPPHAADAITQALSALPPTALCVGYSGGLDSSVLLHALAASAPARAQGLRAWHVHHGLHPQADAWAAHCAETCARLGLEFSVSRVSVALGGGDGPEAAARRARHAAFAAGLGEGEALLLAHHRDDQAETVLLRLLRGSGPDGLAAMRTWRDCGRGRLWRPLLNLPRTALQAYAAAHRLQWIDDPSNDEHGYDRNFLRHRVLPVLRERWPQTDAAFATSANLNAQAVELLESEDATALAEVRSLDPQALSRSSLRALPMARRARVLRRWIATLGLPPLPAEGVARIESQLLDARADAEAEFAWHDAVVRAWRDLLHAERQRPALAEDWSAAWDGHDALPLPDGGEWRLQGVDRFAAPCLAHARRGGERIALPGRSHRHALKQVLQSLGVPPWERRRLPLLSTLDGELLAAGDLLLSARMDAWLRERGARLLWT from the coding sequence ATGCCCCCGCATGCTGCCGACGCGATCACACAAGCTCTGAGCGCTTTGCCGCCGACGGCGCTGTGCGTGGGTTACAGCGGCGGCCTCGATTCGAGCGTGCTGCTGCATGCTTTGGCGGCTTCCGCGCCAGCCAGGGCGCAGGGCCTGCGCGCCTGGCACGTGCATCACGGGCTGCATCCGCAGGCCGATGCCTGGGCCGCGCATTGCGCCGAAACCTGCGCCCGGCTCGGCCTGGAATTCAGCGTTTCGCGGGTATCGGTTGCCCTCGGCGGCGGCGACGGCCCGGAGGCCGCGGCCCGCCGCGCACGCCACGCCGCTTTCGCGGCCGGCCTGGGCGAAGGCGAGGCTCTGCTGCTCGCCCATCATCGCGACGATCAGGCCGAGACCGTGTTGCTGCGGCTGCTGCGTGGCTCGGGGCCGGACGGACTGGCGGCGATGCGCACCTGGCGCGATTGCGGCCGCGGCCGCCTGTGGCGGCCCTTGCTGAACCTGCCGCGCACAGCCTTGCAGGCGTATGCGGCGGCGCATCGGCTGCAATGGATCGACGACCCCAGCAACGACGAGCACGGCTACGACCGCAATTTCCTCCGCCACCGGGTGCTGCCGGTGTTGCGCGAACGCTGGCCGCAAACCGATGCGGCGTTCGCGACCTCGGCGAACTTGAACGCACAAGCCGTCGAGTTGCTGGAAAGCGAGGACGCGACCGCCCTGGCCGAGGTGCGCAGCCTCGACCCGCAGGCGTTATCGCGATCGTCCCTGCGCGCGCTGCCGATGGCCCGGCGCGCGCGGGTGTTGCGGCGCTGGATCGCCACGCTCGGCCTGCCGCCGCTGCCGGCCGAGGGCGTGGCCCGGATCGAATCGCAATTGCTCGATGCCCGCGCCGACGCCGAAGCCGAATTCGCCTGGCACGACGCGGTCGTGCGCGCCTGGCGCGACCTGCTGCACGCCGAGCGCCAACGCCCCGCCCTGGCCGAGGACTGGAGCGCCGCATGGGACGGCCACGATGCCCTGCCGCTGCCCGACGGCGGCGAGTGGCGCCTGCAGGGCGTCGACCGGTTCGCGGCGCCCTGCCTAGCCCATGCCCGCCGCGGCGGCGAACGCATCGCCCTGCCCGGGCGCAGCCACCGCCACGCGCTCAAGCAGGTGCTGCAGAGCCTCGGCGTGCCGCCCTGGGAGCGGCGCCGTTTGCCCCTGCTGTCGACACTCGACGGCGAACTGCTGGCCGCCGGCGACCTGCTGCTGTCGGCGAGGATGGACGCCTGGCTGCGCGAACGCGGGGCGCGCCTGCTCTGGACTTGA
- a CDS encoding exodeoxyribonuclease VII small subunit yields MARKTPTEASPVADFEQSLDALEQLVDKMEHGEMSLEDSLAAYERGVGLYRRCQTALEQAELRVRLLTDPQDPAGAEPFAQTNNPGHPGNDTDA; encoded by the coding sequence ATGGCCCGTAAAACCCCTACCGAAGCCTCGCCCGTCGCCGATTTCGAACAGTCGCTCGACGCGCTCGAGCAACTCGTCGACAAGATGGAACACGGCGAGATGAGCCTGGAAGATTCGCTGGCCGCGTACGAACGCGGCGTCGGCCTGTACCGGCGTTGCCAGACCGCGCTGGAACAGGCGGAACTGCGCGTGCGCCTGCTGACCGATCCGCAGGACCCGGCCGGCGCCGAACCGTTCGCCCAAACCAATAACCCAGGCCACCCGGGCAACGACACCGATGCTTGA
- the ispA gene encoding (2E,6E)-farnesyl diphosphate synthase, translated as MLDGSLRDWRERADAALARALPSPDHEPRLLHMAMRHAVLLGGKRMRPLLVHASGALFEVAPSVLDGPATAVELIHAYSLVHDDLPAMDDDELRRGQPTVHVAFDEATAILAGDALQSLAFAVLADTDSDDRTRVALLRTLAEAAGVAGMCGGQALDIDATGSGARLDLAALERVHALKTGALIRAAVRMGALCGDADPASLDALDRYARALGLAFQVRDDILDVESDSQTLGKTVGKDAAQDKSTFPALIGLDASRARLDELAQAMNQALEPFGERAHALRALGRMAIERDR; from the coding sequence ATGCTTGACGGCAGCTTGCGCGATTGGCGCGAACGCGCCGACGCCGCGCTTGCGCGTGCGCTGCCTTCGCCCGATCACGAACCGCGCCTGCTGCACATGGCGATGCGGCACGCGGTGCTGCTCGGCGGCAAGCGCATGCGCCCGCTGCTGGTCCACGCCAGCGGCGCCCTGTTCGAGGTCGCGCCGTCGGTGCTCGATGGTCCGGCCACGGCGGTCGAACTGATCCACGCCTATTCGCTGGTCCACGACGATCTGCCGGCGATGGACGACGACGAGCTGCGCCGCGGCCAGCCCACCGTGCACGTGGCCTTCGACGAAGCCACCGCGATTCTCGCCGGCGATGCGCTGCAGTCCCTGGCCTTCGCCGTGCTCGCCGACACCGACAGCGACGACCGCACCCGCGTCGCCCTGTTGCGCACCCTGGCCGAAGCCGCCGGCGTCGCCGGCATGTGCGGCGGCCAGGCGCTCGACATCGACGCCACCGGTTCGGGCGCGCGCCTGGACCTGGCCGCGCTGGAGCGCGTGCACGCGCTCAAGACCGGCGCCCTGATCCGCGCCGCGGTGCGCATGGGCGCGCTGTGCGGCGACGCCGATCCGGCTTCGCTGGACGCATTGGACCGCTATGCGCGCGCGCTCGGCCTGGCCTTCCAGGTGCGCGACGACATCCTCGATGTCGAAAGCGACAGCCAGACCCTCGGCAAGACCGTGGGCAAGGACGCCGCGCAGGATAAATCGACGTTCCCCGCGCTGATCGGCCTGGACGCCTCGCGCGCGCGCCTGGACGAACTCGCGCAAGCGATGAACCAAGCGCTGGAGCCGTTCGGCGAGCGCGCCCACGCCCTGCGCGCCCTCGGCCGCATGGCGATCGAACGCGATCGCTGA
- a CDS encoding DUF4870 domain-containing protein, translating to MNDISQDEKTWGMLAHLSTLVGLIIPFGSVLGPLVVWLIKKDTMPFAAEQGKEALNFNITVLIAFIVSAILTIVLIGFLLMLAVGLAWLVLTIMAALAANKGESYRYPMTLRLVN from the coding sequence ATGAACGATATCAGTCAGGACGAAAAGACTTGGGGCATGCTGGCTCATCTGAGCACGCTGGTCGGTTTGATTATTCCCTTCGGCTCCGTCCTCGGTCCGCTGGTCGTTTGGTTGATCAAGAAGGACACCATGCCGTTCGCGGCAGAACAGGGCAAGGAAGCGCTGAACTTCAACATCACCGTGTTGATCGCTTTCATCGTCAGCGCGATCCTGACCATCGTGCTGATCGGTTTCCTGCTGATGCTGGCCGTCGGCCTGGCCTGGCTGGTCCTGACGATCATGGCCGCACTGGCCGCGAACAAGGGCGAGTCCTACCGCTATCCGATGACGCTGCGCCTGGTCAACTGA